From the Micromonospora sediminicola genome, one window contains:
- a CDS encoding ABC transporter permease subunit, whose protein sequence is MPDVLTKTLWDGRRGLAGFAAGTALIGAAYAGFYPQVADGAMGQTVQGFSPALREALRMDDLASAAGYLGSSVFGIIVPLVAVIFGITTGTRAIAGDEEAGYLDLLLAHPVGRTRLLLHRFAALTVGATLIAGVVLLAMLAVRPGARLDSISAGQFTAQCLALALLIVVFGTIAMTIGAATGSRPAALAGTAGVAVLTYAAGTAATQLDADALRYASPFHYYIGGEPLRNGFQWTDLGVLTAVVAVLLSIAVSTFNRRDLTS, encoded by the coding sequence ATGCCTGACGTCCTGACCAAGACCCTGTGGGACGGCCGGCGCGGCCTTGCCGGTTTCGCCGCCGGCACCGCCCTGATCGGCGCCGCGTACGCCGGTTTCTACCCCCAGGTCGCCGACGGCGCGATGGGACAGACCGTCCAGGGCTTCTCCCCCGCGCTACGCGAGGCACTACGGATGGACGACCTCGCCTCCGCCGCCGGGTACCTCGGCTCCAGCGTCTTCGGCATCATCGTGCCCCTGGTCGCCGTCATCTTCGGCATCACCACCGGCACCCGCGCCATCGCCGGCGACGAGGAGGCCGGCTACCTCGACCTGCTCCTCGCCCACCCGGTCGGCCGAACCCGACTGCTGCTGCACCGCTTCGCCGCGCTCACCGTCGGCGCCACCCTCATCGCCGGAGTGGTCCTGCTGGCCATGCTCGCCGTCCGGCCCGGCGCCCGGCTCGACAGCATCAGCGCCGGCCAGTTCACCGCCCAGTGCCTCGCGCTGGCACTGCTGATCGTCGTCTTCGGAACGATCGCGATGACCATCGGCGCGGCCACCGGCAGCCGGCCCGCCGCACTCGCGGGCACCGCAGGCGTCGCCGTCCTCACCTACGCCGCCGGCACCGCAGCCACCCAGCTCGACGCCGACGCCCTCCGTTACGCCTCCCCCTTCCACTACTACATCGGCGGAGAGCCGCTCCGGAACGGATTCCAATGGACCGACCTCGGGGTCCTGACCGCCGTCGTGGCGGTGCTACTGAGCATCGCGGTGAGCACATTCAACCGGCGCGACCTGACCAGCTGA
- a CDS encoding type 1 glutamine amidotransferase domain-containing protein, whose protein sequence is MAQSQQRLTGKRVACLAADGVEDVEYTQSRAAAEQAGAEVHLVSLNSGEIQSMNQDINPANRYRVDRTVNEADAADYDGLLLPGGTVNPDRLRMNQQAMDFVRAFFEQQKPVAAICHGPWSLVETGMVNGRTVTSFPSLRTDIRNAGGNWVDQQVQVDNGLITSRNPSDLPAFCAKMVEEFAKGERVRHMTTA, encoded by the coding sequence ATGGCACAGAGCCAGCAGCGACTGACCGGCAAGCGGGTTGCTTGCCTCGCCGCAGACGGGGTGGAGGACGTGGAGTACACCCAGTCGAGGGCCGCCGCGGAGCAGGCGGGGGCCGAGGTCCACCTGGTCTCACTGAATTCCGGCGAGATCCAGTCGATGAACCAGGACATCAACCCGGCCAACCGCTACCGGGTGGACCGGACCGTGAACGAGGCCGATGCGGCCGACTACGACGGGCTGCTGCTGCCGGGTGGGACGGTCAATCCCGACCGGCTCCGGATGAACCAGCAGGCGATGGACTTCGTCCGGGCGTTCTTCGAGCAACAGAAGCCGGTGGCCGCGATCTGCCACGGCCCCTGGTCGTTGGTCGAGACCGGGATGGTCAACGGCAGGACGGTGACCTCGTTCCCCAGCCTGCGCACCGACATCCGAAACGCGGGCGGCAACTGGGTGGATCAACAGGTTCAGGTCGACAACGGCCTGATCACCAGCCGCAACCCCAGCGACCTTCCGGCCTTCTGCGCCAAGATGGTCGAGGAGTTCGCGAAGGGCGAACGCGTTCGTCACATGACGACGGCGTGA
- a CDS encoding aldo/keto reductase — MTLAADAIELPSGQTMPVLGQGTWYLGERPERRRDELAALRTGLDLGMTMIDTAEMYGDGASEELVGEAIVGRRADVFLVDKVLPSNASRRGTVQACRRSLRRLGVDHIDLYLLHWRGSHPLAETIEAFGELVEAGDIGQWGVSNFDLSDMQDLLEAGGSACATNQILYNLTRRGPEFDLLPWLREHQIPVMAYSPIEQGRLLGHPQVAEVAARHEATAAQVALAWLLRQGRIAAIPRSSNPEHTRENAEARDLYLAEEDVAALDTAFPAPAGPQPLEML, encoded by the coding sequence ATGACCCTCGCCGCCGACGCGATCGAACTGCCGTCCGGCCAGACGATGCCCGTGCTCGGCCAGGGCACGTGGTACCTGGGTGAGCGCCCCGAGAGGCGACGGGACGAGCTGGCCGCCCTGCGCACCGGGCTCGACCTGGGCATGACCATGATCGACACTGCCGAGATGTACGGTGATGGCGCCTCCGAGGAACTCGTCGGCGAGGCGATCGTCGGACGACGCGCCGACGTGTTCCTGGTCGACAAGGTCCTGCCGTCCAATGCCAGCCGACGGGGTACGGTGCAGGCCTGCCGCCGCAGCCTGCGACGACTCGGCGTCGACCACATCGACCTCTACCTGCTGCACTGGCGCGGCAGCCATCCGCTCGCCGAGACGATCGAGGCGTTCGGCGAACTCGTCGAGGCCGGCGACATCGGCCAGTGGGGCGTGAGCAACTTCGATCTTTCCGATATGCAGGACCTCCTCGAGGCGGGCGGAAGCGCCTGCGCGACCAACCAGATCCTGTACAACCTCACCCGCCGCGGTCCGGAATTCGATCTGCTGCCGTGGCTGCGCGAGCACCAGATCCCGGTGATGGCCTACTCGCCGATCGAGCAGGGCAGGCTGCTCGGCCACCCCCAGGTCGCGGAGGTCGCCGCCCGGCACGAGGCCACGGCTGCTCAGGTCGCGCTGGCCTGGCTGCTGCGGCAGGGGCGCATAGCGGCCATCCCCCGGTCGTCCAACCCCGAACACACCCGGGAGAACGCGGAAGCGCGCGACCTGTATCTCGCTGAGGAGGATGTCGCGGCACTCGACACGGCGTTCCCCGCGCCGGCCGGCCCGCAACCGCTGGAGATGCTGTAA
- a CDS encoding mechanosensitive ion channel family protein encodes MVAVAVVVAAGLLAGVLVQRRAGGRSSYRWLLAPLYRASRRPAVAVLLLAALYVGTRVNPGAVPSFVRRVVVVLLIASVTWLVLRALHIAERAAFSRLPGETRADRRIRRARTQIRPVRRLTSVVVTVVAIGLVLTTFPPVRTIGLSVLTSAGVVGALLGLSARTALGNAFAGIQVAFADGLHVGDVIVVDGQWGRVEEVKLTNVVIRLWDDRMLILPTTWFTEHPFQNWTRHETRVVGETRLHVDHTAVLDDLRAETRRIVESSPLWDRHQWVLQMVDATPQTVVVQVQASAADGPSAWDLRCDVREGLIGYLRDHHPEWLPRTRGEFHP; translated from the coding sequence GTGGTCGCGGTGGCTGTGGTGGTCGCAGCGGGCCTGCTGGCCGGCGTGCTGGTCCAGCGTCGCGCCGGTGGTCGCAGCAGCTACCGTTGGCTGCTCGCGCCGCTGTACCGCGCATCCCGCCGCCCCGCCGTCGCCGTGCTGCTTCTCGCGGCGCTGTATGTCGGAACCCGCGTTAACCCCGGCGCGGTACCCTCCTTCGTCCGACGCGTCGTCGTGGTGCTGTTGATCGCGAGCGTGACGTGGCTGGTGCTTCGCGCCCTGCACATCGCCGAGAGGGCCGCTTTCAGCCGGCTGCCGGGCGAGACGCGGGCCGATCGCCGGATCCGCCGGGCGCGCACCCAGATCCGACCGGTACGGCGCCTCACCTCTGTCGTGGTGACGGTCGTGGCGATCGGCCTGGTCCTCACCACGTTCCCTCCGGTGCGCACGATCGGGCTGTCCGTGCTCACCTCGGCGGGTGTCGTCGGCGCGCTGCTCGGACTGTCCGCACGCACCGCGCTCGGCAACGCCTTCGCCGGCATCCAGGTCGCGTTCGCCGACGGACTCCACGTGGGGGACGTGATCGTGGTCGACGGGCAGTGGGGGCGCGTCGAGGAGGTGAAGCTGACCAACGTGGTCATCCGCCTGTGGGACGACCGGATGCTCATCCTGCCCACCACGTGGTTCACCGAGCACCCCTTCCAGAACTGGACCCGGCACGAGACGCGGGTGGTCGGCGAGACCCGGCTCCACGTCGATCACACCGCCGTTCTGGACGACCTCCGCGCCGAGACCAGGCGGATCGTCGAGTCGTCACCACTGTGGGATCGGCACCAGTGGGTGCTGCAGATGGTGGATGCGACGCCCCAGACCGTCGTCGTCCAGGTCCAGGCATCGGCGGCCGACGGACCGAGCGCGTGGGACCTTCGCTGCGACGTGCGTGAGGGGCTCATCGGTTATCTGCGTGACCACCACCCCGAGTGGCTGCCCCGCACCCGTGGGGAGTTCCACCCCTGA
- a CDS encoding DUF1345 domain-containing protein translates to MVVGVVAGTVTALVGAPELTPLVIWTIAAGTILVWVWRSCWSASPQRTEQLAEAEQRSRSTDSAILIASVVSLVAVAEALVRASDQQDMVAVTLVILSVVAVVLAWMLVNTVFTLKYARMYYRGDGRGIDFGRDDPPAYADFAYVAFTVGMSYAPGENEPTSNRMRRMALGHALLSYTFGTGILAVAVNLVTNLGQS, encoded by the coding sequence TTGGTCGTCGGTGTGGTCGCCGGCACGGTCACCGCCCTGGTCGGGGCGCCGGAACTGACGCCACTGGTGATCTGGACGATCGCGGCGGGCACGATCCTCGTGTGGGTGTGGCGGTCCTGCTGGTCGGCGAGCCCGCAGCGTACCGAGCAGCTTGCCGAGGCGGAGCAGCGCTCCCGTTCCACCGACTCGGCGATCCTGATCGCGTCCGTTGTCAGTCTCGTCGCCGTGGCCGAGGCGCTCGTCCGCGCCTCGGACCAGCAGGACATGGTTGCTGTCACGTTGGTGATCCTCAGCGTCGTCGCGGTGGTGCTGGCGTGGATGCTGGTGAACACGGTGTTCACGCTCAAGTACGCCCGGATGTACTACCGCGGCGACGGCCGTGGCATCGACTTCGGGCGGGACGATCCTCCCGCGTACGCCGACTTCGCATACGTCGCCTTCACGGTCGGCATGTCCTACGCCCCGGGAGAGAACGAGCCGACCAGCAACCGCATGCGCCGGATGGCACTCGGACACGCGCTGCTCTCGTACACCTTCGGGACCGGCATCCTGGCCGTCGCCGTCAACCTGGTCACCAACCTGGGCCAGTCGTGA
- a CDS encoding zinc-dependent alcohol dehydrogenase: MRANTWAGRNNVKVRDVPDPKILNNRDAIVKITSTAICGSDLHLVDGYVPTMQDGDVMGHEFMGEVVEVGSGVPLNKLRVGDRVVVPFPIACGNCGACAAELYSCCENSNPNAGIAEKMFGHPVAGIFGYSHLTGGFAGGQAQYARVPFADVGPLKIESDLTDEQVLFLSDILPTGFMGADLCDIQKTDVVAVWGAGPVGQLAMDSARVLGAAKVIAIDKEPYRLQMAERAGHTTINFDEVDVRSRLLELTGGRGPDKCIDAVGMEATHGAAHIHAYDRVKQAVRSETERPHALRQAIMSCRSGGIVSVIGVYGGFLDKFPAGAWMNRALTLRTGQCHVQRYMKPLLRRIERGEIDPTRVITHTLPLEEAERGFEIFKNKQDQCEKVVLKA, from the coding sequence GTGAGGGCGAACACCTGGGCGGGCCGCAACAACGTCAAGGTCCGTGACGTACCGGACCCGAAGATCCTGAACAACCGCGACGCGATCGTCAAGATCACCTCCACCGCGATCTGCGGCTCCGACCTGCACCTGGTGGACGGATACGTGCCCACCATGCAGGACGGCGACGTCATGGGCCACGAGTTCATGGGCGAGGTGGTCGAGGTCGGCTCGGGCGTACCCCTGAACAAGCTCCGGGTCGGCGACCGGGTCGTCGTGCCGTTCCCGATCGCCTGCGGCAACTGTGGCGCCTGCGCCGCCGAGCTGTACTCCTGTTGCGAGAACTCCAACCCCAACGCCGGGATCGCCGAGAAGATGTTCGGCCATCCGGTAGCCGGGATCTTCGGCTATTCGCACCTGACGGGCGGGTTCGCGGGCGGTCAGGCGCAGTACGCGCGGGTGCCGTTCGCCGACGTCGGTCCGTTGAAGATCGAGTCTGACCTGACCGACGAGCAGGTGCTGTTCCTCTCCGACATCCTGCCCACCGGCTTCATGGGCGCCGACCTATGTGACATTCAGAAGACCGACGTGGTGGCGGTGTGGGGTGCCGGACCGGTCGGCCAGCTCGCCATGGACAGTGCCCGGGTGCTCGGCGCCGCGAAGGTCATCGCCATCGACAAGGAGCCGTACCGGCTGCAGATGGCGGAACGGGCGGGCCACACGACGATCAACTTCGACGAGGTCGACGTGCGGTCCCGGCTGCTGGAACTGACCGGCGGGCGGGGACCGGACAAGTGCATCGACGCGGTCGGCATGGAGGCCACCCACGGTGCCGCGCACATCCACGCGTACGACCGGGTCAAACAGGCGGTCCGCTCCGAGACCGAGCGCCCCCACGCGCTACGCCAGGCGATCATGTCGTGCCGCAGCGGCGGCATCGTATCGGTGATCGGCGTGTACGGCGGCTTCCTCGACAAGTTCCCCGCCGGCGCGTGGATGAACCGGGCGCTGACCCTGCGGACGGGGCAGTGCCACGTGCAGCGCTACATGAAGCCGCTGCTGCGGCGCATCGAGCGCGGCGAGATCGATCCGACCCGGGTGATCACTCACACCCTGCCGCTCGAAGAGGCGGAACGTGGCTTCGAGATCTTCAAGAACAAACAGGACCAGTGCGAAAAGGTGGTGCTCAAAGCCTGA
- a CDS encoding SRPBCC family protein, which translates to MELTATTTVRKPPSEVYAFWRDLDKLPSFMAHLEEVRPTGERTSHWSANAPFGKNVEWDAEIIGDVAGEKIAWRSIGKADVPNAGTVRFVPAPDGVSTEVHVLLTYDIPGGAVGKAVAKYFGEEPHQQLDDDLRRLKQVLETGEVVRSDGAPWGKRARREFPQRPAQPLSDAELAKGAGA; encoded by the coding sequence ATGGAGCTGACAGCCACGACAACCGTTCGCAAGCCCCCGTCGGAGGTCTACGCGTTCTGGCGCGACCTGGACAAGCTGCCGAGTTTCATGGCTCATCTCGAAGAGGTCCGGCCCACCGGTGAGCGGACGAGCCACTGGTCCGCCAACGCTCCGTTCGGCAAGAACGTCGAGTGGGACGCCGAGATCATCGGCGACGTGGCCGGCGAGAAGATCGCCTGGCGGTCGATCGGGAAGGCAGACGTGCCGAACGCCGGTACGGTGCGGTTCGTGCCCGCCCCGGACGGTGTGAGCACGGAGGTGCACGTGCTCCTGACCTACGACATCCCCGGCGGCGCGGTCGGCAAGGCGGTCGCCAAGTACTTCGGCGAGGAGCCGCACCAGCAACTCGACGACGATCTGCGCCGGCTCAAGCAGGTGCTGGAGACCGGCGAGGTGGTCCGCTCCGACGGCGCACCGTGGGGCAAGCGGGCTCGCAGGGAGTTCCCACAGCGTCCGGCGCAACCGCTGTCGGACGCCGAGCTGGCGAAGGGGGCGGGGGCGTGA
- a CDS encoding GNAT family N-acetyltransferase: MSGAAAAGAGGTSGSEVPHPAVRGSAAHSIVTANACCSPRLAGNVRHGVTSERLIKSVSAAQSGRFVSCTRLPRRAADDPVKREWIKAARKAPARPVTLTDDQNHEDLGALPEPRPSSEIRRHLRATAGGRTGHDARMTLAEVWPVRRLRVTTSVLELAVPGEDELAELAMHAAAGIYDPQSRFLARSPVAGWESGPSPQAEWSFLRYYWASLADWRPSRWNLVMAVKVDGACVGVQEIGAQDFGITRTVSTGSWIARRFQRRGYGKQMRAAILHLAFAGLGADRAESAAWSTNAPSLGVSWSLGYQSNGTTIRAFDGARQEQINLVLDRQRWESGRDDIAIHGLGDEVLELMDVSAASR; the protein is encoded by the coding sequence GTGAGCGGTGCCGCAGCCGCCGGCGCCGGCGGCACTTCGGGTTCCGAGGTGCCGCACCCGGCGGTCAGGGGCAGCGCGGCGCACAGCATCGTGACGGCAAATGCCTGCTGCTCGCCGCGGCTTGCGGGGAATGTTCGTCATGGCGTCACGTCCGAGAGGCTGATCAAGTCGGTTTCTGCGGCGCAGAGCGGACGGTTTGTCTCCTGCACCCGGTTGCCGAGGCGGGCGGCCGATGATCCCGTGAAGCGCGAGTGGATCAAGGCGGCCCGCAAAGCGCCGGCCCGGCCGGTCACGCTGACGGACGACCAGAACCATGAAGACCTCGGGGCTTTGCCCGAACCCCGGCCCTCCTCAGAGATCCGCCGACACCTTCGGGCGACGGCGGGCGGCAGGACAGGGCATGATGCTCGGATGACGTTGGCCGAGGTCTGGCCCGTGCGCCGTCTGCGGGTGACGACGTCCGTGCTTGAGCTGGCTGTGCCGGGCGAGGACGAGCTTGCCGAGCTGGCGATGCATGCGGCAGCGGGCATCTACGATCCGCAGAGCCGATTTCTGGCGCGTTCGCCCGTGGCGGGATGGGAGTCGGGACCGTCTCCCCAGGCCGAGTGGTCGTTCCTGCGGTACTACTGGGCGTCCCTGGCGGACTGGCGGCCGAGCAGATGGAACCTGGTGATGGCCGTGAAGGTCGATGGCGCGTGCGTCGGGGTGCAGGAGATCGGCGCGCAGGACTTCGGGATCACCAGGACCGTCTCGACGGGGTCGTGGATCGCGCGGCGGTTCCAGCGGCGTGGCTACGGCAAGCAGATGCGGGCCGCCATCCTGCACCTGGCGTTCGCCGGGCTGGGAGCGGATCGCGCCGAGTCCGCCGCCTGGTCCACCAATGCACCGTCGCTGGGAGTCTCGTGGTCGCTCGGCTATCAGTCGAACGGCACCACGATCCGGGCTTTCGACGGTGCCCGCCAGGAGCAGATCAACCTGGTGCTCGACCGCCAACGGTGGGAGAGCGGGCGTGACGACATCGCGATCCATGGACTCGGTGACGAGGTGCTTGAGCTGATGGACGTCAGCGCCGCATCCCGGTGA